The Bifidobacterium coryneforme genome segment CTGGCGGTCTTCGCCATCAATGCCCAGGGTGGTTCGTACTCCTTCGTGCGCTTTGCCCTTCTGATTGTCTTCGCCCTGGTGGTTTCCGTCGGGACGGTGGGTGTGCCCGGTACGGCCACGATTACCGCCACCTCCCTGTTCACGGCGGCGGGTCTGCCCGTTCCCTTCATCGCCATCATGCAGCCCATCTCCCAGTTGGTCGACATGGGCCGCACCCTGGTCAACGTGGCTGGTGCCGCCAATACGGCCGTCATTGTGGCCAGGACGGAAAACGAGCTGGACATGGACCTCTACAGTGGGCGGAAGGTCTTCGATGATCAGGACATAGAAGAAGACCCGGAGGGTCTATAAAAGGTGAGGTGCCGGGAGTGCTGCTTCCGGCACCTGACTGATTGAAGATATGGAAAACGCCGCCGACAGGGAAGAACCCTTGTCGACGGCGTTTCGTCTCCGTGCGAACGGAGGGAGTTGAACCCTCACGAGCATTCGCTCACTGCCACCTGAAGACAGCGCGTCTACCATTCCGCCACGTTCGCAGACAAACAGAAATGATAGCATGTCCCCGCAGGTGGCGCAATTGCAAGCGTGTTGGTTTTACCCTCTGGAGCCGTTGGCGTAGAACCTTGCCAGGGTCTCCTTCTTGTAGTCATCGAAATAGCCGCCATCGATGGAGGCGCGGATCTCGTCCAGGAGGCGGACGAAGAAACGCTCATTATGAATGGTGGCCAAGGTGAACCCGTTGAATTCCCGAGCCCGCAGAAGGTGGTTGATATAGGCCCTGGAGTAGTTGGTGCAGGCGTAGCAGTCGCAGTCCTCCTCAATGGGCCTGAAGTCGTTCTTGAACTGGGCGCGCTTGATGTTCCAACGGCCGTCGCGGGTGAAGACGGCCCCGTTGCGGCCACACCTGGCCGGTGCCACGCAGTCGAAGGTGTCGCCGCCATTTTCCACACCGGCGAAGATATCGTCCACGGCGGCGATGCCCAGAACGTGCCTGGGTCGGGACTCGGGCATCTCGTCACATATCCAGGCGCAGGTCTGGCCCAGAAGCCGCTTTTCGATGGCCCCGCCGATGCCCACCCCGTCGAAGTCCAGGGAGGCGATCTGACCGGCGGCCTTGCGGCGGAGGTCCTCGTAATTGGCCCCCTGCACGACGCCGAACAGGGCCTGATAGGGCTTTCCCGTCCTTTCTGCGGTCAGGCGTTCATGCTCCGCCACGCACCGCTTGGCCCACCGGAAGGTCCGCTCCACTGATTTCTCCTGGTAGGAGCGCGTGTTCATCAGGGTGGTCAACTCATCGAAGGCGAACATGACATCGGCCCCGATCTTGTGCTGGATCCCCATGGATATCTCGGCAGAGAATCGGTGCTGGTCCCCGTTCAGGGGCGATTTGAAGGTGACTCCGTCCTCATCGACGAAGGCCAGGCGTTCCTTCCCCTCGGCGATGACCTCGTCGGACTGCATTCCCGTCACATCCATGGCCAGGGTCTTCTTGAATCCCGCTCCAAGGGAGAGGACCTGGAATCCGCCGGAATCCGTGTAGGTGGGGCCATCCCAGTTCATGAACCGGGCAAGTCCGCCTGCCTGGTCCAGAATATCCTCGCCGGGGCGTTCAAAGAGGTGGAAGGCGTTCGACAGAAGCACCTGGGCGCCCATTTCGCGCATCTGCTCGGGCAGCACGGCCTTCATGGCGGCCTGGGTGGCCACCGGGATGAAAGCCGGCGTATGAATATCGCCGTGGGGGGTATGGATGATTCCGGTCCGGCCGTACCGCCGCCCCTCGCGGCCCAGTCCGTCTGCGGCGGAGGGCAGTTGGGTGATGGCTTCGAACGAGAAGGCGGAACGGTCGCCCGGTCGGCCGGGTTCCGCTCCCAGGGGATTCATGAGGAAGGTCATGGTTTCACTGTATCCAAAAGCATGGCTAAGCGATTCGCCTCCAGGAGGCACACTCTCGGCAGATTGGATGGAAGGTCACAATCCGCTTTCATGGAACGTTCAGAAATCATCCAGGCCACCTGTCTTAGTCTGATAGCGGTTCGAATGATAATAAGGACCCGATAGCCTACGTATAATCAACGAATATCGCGGGTTGCCGGGGTAGATTATCAGGTGCGGCCACGCAATAGGCAGTGCATAGAGTTGATTCGAAGGAGCAGGAATGGCTGAAGAGAACAGGCCCGAACCCTGGAAAGGGTCGGATGGGAACCAGTCATGGCAGACCGGCCATATCGAGAACGAGACTGCCGATTCGCAGGCTGAGGCACCCAACCAGCAGGAGTCCGCAGCACGAAATGAACCCGTCAAGCAGGATGGAGCCGGCCAGATGGGCCGGCCCGAGCCCATCGCCCAGCCGCAAGTGGCTTCGACCGATTACGCAACTAACCCGATGGATATAGTCCCGGAGAACGGGGACGGGGCGTCGGCCCAGTCCCTCAACGCGGATCCTGGAACTCCGGGTGCGGGTGCAACTCCCACTTCCTCATCCGAAGCGTCGAAGGATGCGCAGCCACAGCAGGCGGGGCAGGCCTACTATCGTCCGGCTCCGCTGTATGGTGCCTATGCCCCGACCGGGCAGACCGCACCCGGGATCCAGCAGACCCAGCAGAATCAACAGGGCCAGCCCGGTGAGCAGGGTCAACCCGGGCAACAGCCCGCCTCGGGCCAACAGGGCCAGCCCGGTGGGCGCGGAGTCTTCGGGCAGCCCGCCAATGGTAGTGCCCCCGCTGGTAACCGTCCGGGTGCTCCATACCCCGTCTTCGGTCGGCCTGCCGCACAGGGTCAGGGGTCCTTCCCTCCGGGTGGCGACGGCAAGGCTCCTGACGGCTCCATGCGTGGGGGTTCCTTGAGTGGCTCCGGCAAGTATGTCTTCACCGCCGTGGTGGCGGCTCTGGTCGCTGCGGCCCTGATGCTGGGTCTTGGTTGGGCCGCCCTCTCCAACGGTTGGGTCAGCCTTCCCAGCTCATCCAGCCTGAGTGGGATCTCCTCCAACTCCTCCGGGCAGGGGACCGCCAAGATCGAGGGCGGGAAGGCCCCCGACTGGCAGGCCATCAGCAAGGATGTCTCCGCCTCCGTGGTCTCCATTCAGGTCAAGGTCAACAACGGTGTGGGTGCAGGCTCTGGTGCGGTCATTGACGACCAGGGCCATGTGGTCACCAACAACCACGTGGTCGATGGTGCTCAGGAGATCAATGTAACCCTGTCCAATGGCCAGATATATACAGCCAAGGTGGTCGGGGTGGATACCACGGCCGACCTGGCGGTCATCGCCCTGGAAAAGGCCCCGAGTGACCTGAAACCGATTCAGTACGCCGACTCGGACCAGCTGGCCGTCGGTGAGGATGTCATGGCAATCGGAAACCCGCTCGGCTATGAGAACACAGCCACCACGGGTATCGTATCGGCCCTGAACCGCCCTGTTTCGGTCATGGATGAGAGCAACAACAACCCCGTCGTGACCAACGCCATCCAGCTGGATGCGGCCATCAATCCCGGTAACTCGGGCGGTCCTACGTTCAATGCCGCCGGTCAGGTCATCGGTATCAACTCCTCCATCGCCTCCATGGCCTCCTCCCAGTCCGAGGCGGGCTCCATCGGCATCGGCTTCGCCATCCCCTCCAACCTGGTGAAGAGGATCTCCGAGGAGATCATCAAGAGCGGCAAGGCAAGGCACGTCTCCATGGGCGTGACCATTACCAGCGGCACGGTCGAGGCCGATGGGGTCACCCGTGGCGGCGCCAAGGTCAACAAGGTGGTCGCCGGTTCCCCCGCGGAAAAGGCGGGCATCAAGACCGGCGACACCATCGTGGCCTTCAACGACAATGCGGTCAACAACAACTACTCCCTCCTGGGATATGTGCGGGCCGCGGCCTACGGCAGTTCGGCCAAGATTACGGTTGTGCGCAACAACCAGGCCGTCGATCTGAATATCACCCTCGACCAGGAAGAGCAGGCCGTGCAAGGCAGGCCCAAGTCCAATAAGAGGAGTTCCGGTGATGACGGTTCCGGACAGGATGATTCCGGTAGCGGTAACGGAAACAACCCGCAGGATCCCTTCGGGTTCTTCTTCGGGCAGTGAACCGGAGAACGCTTTTCCCGAGTGTGACCGCTCGCACCGTGGGATGGCGATTCGCACCCTGAAGGCAGGGTAGAGCGCTCTGACAGGTGGGGTTCCTGGACATCATAAGCTGGTGTCCGGGAACCCCACCTGTTTTCATCGCCTCAGTTCCTCCCGTCTGAATCCACGGAATGGTCCTACGGCGCTCGCCATGCGGGCAGTCGGTCTTTCCTCATGTCGCTCGGCTCGGGGAAACACATCTGGATATAGGGTGGACGGGAGAAGCGAGGGGCATCCATCGGCGC includes the following:
- the tgt gene encoding tRNA guanosine(34) transglycosylase Tgt; amino-acid sequence: MTFLMNPLGAEPGRPGDRSAFSFEAITQLPSAADGLGREGRRYGRTGIIHTPHGDIHTPAFIPVATQAAMKAVLPEQMREMGAQVLLSNAFHLFERPGEDILDQAGGLARFMNWDGPTYTDSGGFQVLSLGAGFKKTLAMDVTGMQSDEVIAEGKERLAFVDEDGVTFKSPLNGDQHRFSAEISMGIQHKIGADVMFAFDELTTLMNTRSYQEKSVERTFRWAKRCVAEHERLTAERTGKPYQALFGVVQGANYEDLRRKAAGQIASLDFDGVGIGGAIEKRLLGQTCAWICDEMPESRPRHVLGIAAVDDIFAGVENGGDTFDCVAPARCGRNGAVFTRDGRWNIKRAQFKNDFRPIEEDCDCYACTNYSRAYINHLLRAREFNGFTLATIHNERFFVRLLDEIRASIDGGYFDDYKKETLARFYANGSRG
- a CDS encoding S1C family serine protease; this encodes MAEENRPEPWKGSDGNQSWQTGHIENETADSQAEAPNQQESAARNEPVKQDGAGQMGRPEPIAQPQVASTDYATNPMDIVPENGDGASAQSLNADPGTPGAGATPTSSSEASKDAQPQQAGQAYYRPAPLYGAYAPTGQTAPGIQQTQQNQQGQPGEQGQPGQQPASGQQGQPGGRGVFGQPANGSAPAGNRPGAPYPVFGRPAAQGQGSFPPGGDGKAPDGSMRGGSLSGSGKYVFTAVVAALVAAALMLGLGWAALSNGWVSLPSSSSLSGISSNSSGQGTAKIEGGKAPDWQAISKDVSASVVSIQVKVNNGVGAGSGAVIDDQGHVVTNNHVVDGAQEINVTLSNGQIYTAKVVGVDTTADLAVIALEKAPSDLKPIQYADSDQLAVGEDVMAIGNPLGYENTATTGIVSALNRPVSVMDESNNNPVVTNAIQLDAAINPGNSGGPTFNAAGQVIGINSSIASMASSQSEAGSIGIGFAIPSNLVKRISEEIIKSGKARHVSMGVTITSGTVEADGVTRGGAKVNKVVAGSPAEKAGIKTGDTIVAFNDNAVNNNYSLLGYVRAAAYGSSAKITVVRNNQAVDLNITLDQEEQAVQGRPKSNKRSSGDDGSGQDDSGSGNGNNPQDPFGFFFGQ